The genomic window AGTGTTGGAGATTAGTAGAAGTAATTGAAAGAGCTAAATAATTATGGTACAACAGGAATCAAGATTAAAGGTCGCTGATAATACAGGAGGTAAAGAAGTACTTGTCATCCGTGTATTAGGTGGTACTAAACGAAGGTACGCTTCTGTGGGAGATAAGATTGTGGTAAGTGTAAAAGAAGCTACCCCTAATGGTAATATTAAGAAAGGAGCTGTTTCTACTGCAGTTGTAGTTCGAACTAAAAAAGAAGTCAGAAGACCTGACGGATCTTATATTCGCTTTGATGATAATGCTTGTGTATTATTAAATCCTTCTGGAGAAATGAGGGGAACTCGTGTATTTGGACCGGTGGCCAGAGAACTACGCGATAAGCAGTTTATGAAAATTGTCTCTTTGGCACCTGAAGTACTTTAAACCATATAGTGTAATGAAAAAGTTAAAGATAAAAACCGGAGATACGGTAATGGTAATTGCCGGAGACGATAAAGGGCAAAAGGGAACTGTAAAGTCAGTATCTCTTTTAACTAATAAAGCAATGGTCGAAGGAATTAATATGGTATTTAAGCACAAAAAGCCTAGTGCTACAAATCCACAAGGAGGAATTGTAAAGCAGGAAGCAGCTATTGATATAAGCAACCTATCCCTTTTGACCACATCCGGGGAAACTACTAGAGTTGGTTATAGAATTGAGAATGATAAAAAAGTAAGGTTTTCTAAGAAATCTAACGAAGTAATATAGTTATGTCTTATACACCGAGATTAAAGCAAGAGTACAAAGAAAAGATAATTTCTTCCCTCAAAGACGAATTTAGCTATGGTAATACTATGGAAGTACCAAAGCTTAAAAAGATTGTAGTTAGTAGGGGAGTTGGTGCTGCGGTTGCAGATAAAAAGTTAATTGATTATGCAGTAGATGAATTAACACTCATCACCGGGCAAAAAGCAGTAGCTACCATATCAAAAAAGGATGTTGCTACGTTCAAATTAAGAAAGGGTATGCCAATTGGAGCAAAAGTTACCCTACGTGGCGAACGTATGTATGAATTTCTCGACAGATTAATTACATCAGCATTACCTAGGGTAAGAGATTTTAACGGAATAAATGCTACGGGTTTTGATGGACGAGGTAATTATTCTATGGGAATCACCGAACAAATTATTTTTCCGGAAATTGATATAGATAAAGTAAATAAGATTTCTGGGATGAACATCACTTTTGAAACGTCTGCTCAAACAGATAAAGAGGCAAAATCATTATTGGCAGAATTAGGTTTGCCATTTAAAAAGAATTAGTATGGCTAAGGAATCAATGAAAGCTCGTGAAGTTAAAAGAGCAAAAACAGTACAGAAATACGCCGATAAGAGAAAAGCATTAAAAGAAGCTGGAGACTATGAAGCTTTACAAAAATTACCTAAAAATGCTTCTCCTATCAGACAACATAATAGATGTAAATTAACAGGGAGACCTAAAGGATATATGAGACAATTTGGTATTTCCAGGGTTACCTTTAGAGAAATGGCAAACCAGGGATTGATACCTGGTGTTACTAAAGCTAGTTGGTAAGTATACTACTAGGCACTAAAATTTAAAGTAACTTGAATTAAGGTTTAGGCATATAGTGGACTAAAAACCAAATTCATAAATAAACAAAGATGAATACAGATCCGATTGCTGATTATTTAACAAGAATCAGAAATGCAAATAACGCACAACATAGAGTAGTAGAAATTCCTGCCTCTAATGTTAAAAAAGAGATTACAAAAATACTATTTGATCAGGGGTATATATTAAGTTATAAATTTGAAAATACTACTGCTCAGGGAAGTATTAAAATAGCATTGAAATACGATAAAGTAACCAAAGAGCCTGTAATTAAAGATTTACAAAGAATTAGTAAGCCGGGTTTACGTAAATATTCAGGAGCAAGTGAAGTACCTAGAATATTAAATGGTCTTGGGATCGCTATCATTTCAACTTCACACGGAGTAATGACCGGAAGACAAGCTCAAAAGGAGAATGTAGGCGGTGAAGTGCTTTGCTATATCTATTAATAACAGTACAACAATACATACTTAAAATGTCAAGAATTGGTAAAAATCCAGTAACTATTCCGTCTGGTGTCACTGTAGATGTGAAAGGAAATTTTGTTACTGTTAAAGGAAAACTAGGAGAGTTATCACAAGAGATTGATAGCATTGATATAAAGATAGAGGATGATCAGGTGGTTCTTACCCGTCCTTCGGAAAATAAAGATCACAAAGCAAAACATGGTTTGTATCGTTCTCTTATAAATAATATGATTGAAGGTGTGGCAAAAGGCTGGACTAAAGAATTAGAACTTGTAGGTGTCGGATATAGAGCATCTAACCAAGGGCAAAAATTAGATTTAGCTTTAGGTTTTAGTCATAACATCGTTTTAGATATTGCCCCTGAAGTTACAGTGGAAACCATATCTGAAAAAGGTAAAAATCCAATTGTAAAACTAACTTCTTACGATAAACAGTTAGTAGGTCAGGTAGCAGCCAAAATAAGATCTTTTAGAAAACCTGAACCTTATAAAGGTAAAGGTATTAAATTTGTAGGTGAAGAATTAAGAAGAAAAGCAGGTAAATCCGCATAAATTATAGTTATGGCATTTTCAAAAAGTAGTAGAAGGTCAAAAATCAGAAAGCGAATCAGAGGAAGAGTTCATGGAACTTCAGAGCGTCCGAGATTGTCTGTTTTTAGAAGTAATAAGGAGATTTATGCTCAAATTATAGATGATATTACTGGTAAAACTTTGGCATCATCTTCATCTAGAGATAAGGAAGTTGCAGAACAGAAATCAAATAAGGCAGAAACTGCCAAATTGGTTGGGAAAAAATTAGCTGAGAAAGCCAAAGGTTCGGGAATTGAAACAGTAACCTTTGATCGTGGCGGATATTTATACCACGGTAGAGTAAAGTCATTAGCAGAAGGCGCAAGAGAGGCCGGTTTAAAATTTTAAATTATGTATCAAAAATATAAAAACGCTGAACTGGTTAAGCCAAGTGGTTTGGAACTAAAAGATAGACTGGTAGGAGTTCAAAGGGTAACTAAAGTAACTAAAGGAGGACGTGCTTTCGGATTTTCTGCAATTGTTGTCGTAGGGGATGAAAATGGAGTAGTAGGTCATGGTCTAGGTAAATCCAAAGAGGTTGCCGAAGCTATTTCCAAAGCTGTTGAAGACGCTAAAAAGAATTTGGTACGGATCCCATTACATAAAAGTACGTTACCTCACGAACAAAAAGGTAAATACGGAGGAGCCCGAGTATTATTAATGCCTGCTGCAACAGGTACCGGAGTAATTGCCGGTGGAGCTATAAGAGCGGTATTAGAAGCAGTAGGAGTTCATGATGTATTGTCTAAAAACCAAGGTTCATCTAATCCGCATAACGTGGTAAAAGCTACTTTTGATGCTTTACTACAATTACGAAGTGCGAATCAGGTTGCAGCGCAACGAGGTATTTCTTTAGAAAAAGTATTTAACGGTTAAAAGATTGAAGCAATGGCAAAAATCAAAGTTAAAAAAGTAAAAAGCGCTATTAATAGAACCTTACGTCAAAAAAGAACCTTAGAAGCTTTAGGTCTCAAAAAGATAGGTCAGGTAGTAGAGCATGAGGATACGCCTAATATTTTAGGTATGGTAAATAAAGTTAAACATCTTGTTTCAGTTGAAACAGCATAAGTATAAGACATGGATTTAAGTAATTTAAAACCTGCGGCTGGATCAGTCAAAAAGAATAGCAAGCGTTTAGGCCGGGGTCAAGGTTCCGGAAAAGGAGGAACGGCTGCAAGAGGTCATAAAGGAGCGAAGTCAAGATCCGGTTATTCTAAAAAAATTGGGTTTGAGGGTGGACAGATGCCTTTACAAAGACGTGTTCCTAAATTTGGTTTTACAAATATTAATCGAAAAGAATATCAAGGAATTAATCTTGATACCATTCAAAGGTTAATTAATGATGGGAAGATTGATGGTTCCCTTCAGTTTGATCAAATGGTTTCACTGAGGTTAGCAGGAAAAAATGAATTGGTAAAAATTTTAGGAAGAGGTAAATTATCATCAAAAATTACTATTTCAGCACACAAATTTACAGCAACTGCCAAAGCAGCTATTGAAGCAGCAGGTGGAGAAGCGGTTACTATACAATAATTCTTATGAAATTCATTGATACCATAAAAAATATTTGGAAAATTGAAGAACTAAAAAATCGTATATTAGTTACATTTGGATTATTATTGGTGTATAGATTTGGAGCACAAGTAGTTTTACCTGGTGTTGATGCAGCAGAGCTTGCAAACTTAAGTACGCAAACTCAAGATGGTTTATTAGGATTATTAAATGCTTTTACCGGAGGTGCTTTTGCAAATGCTTCGGTTTTTGCATTGGGAATTATGCCTTATATCTCTGCTTCTATCGTGGTTCAACTCATGGGTATTGCTATACCTTATTTACAAAAACTACAGAAAGAAGGAGAAAGCGGACGTAAAAAAATCAATCAGATTACTCGTTGGCTTACGATTGGTATTACCTTAATACAAGCTCCTGGTTATATCTATAACTTATTTAATATTCTACCGGGAAGTGCCTTTGTAATTGAAAATCAAACTGTATTCGTTGCTTCCTCTGTTATCATATTGGTAACCGGATGTATCTTTGCCATGTGGTTAGGTGAGAAGATTACGGATAAAGGGATTGGAAATGGAATTTCGTTATTAATTATGGTAGGTATAATTGCTACTTTACCTCAAGCATTCATTCAGAATTTTATTTCAAGAACTTCCGGAGACGGTGGTGATATTATTATGGTTCTGATAGAACTTGTAATTTGGTTCGTAATTATCCTAGCTTCTGTTCTTTTAGTAATGGCAGTTCGTCAAATACCGGTTCAGTATGCGCGTCGTACGGCGGATGGTGGTTATGAAAAAAACGTTTTTGGTTCTCGTCAGTACATACCGTTGAAACTGAACGCTTCCGGCGTAATGCCAATTATCTTCGCACAGGCAATCATGTTTGTACCGGGAGCCGTAGCAGGATTGTCACAATCAGATGCTTCGCAAAGCGTTGCAGCTGCCTTTAGTGATATCTTCGGATTATGGTATAATTTATTGTTTGCACTCTTAATCATTGTATTTACCTATTTCTATACCGCAATCACAGTACCAACTAATAAGATGGCTGATGACTTAAAAAGAAGTGGCGGATTTATTCCAGGGATACGCCCTGGATCAGAAACTGCTGAGTATTTAGATAAGATTATGTCTCAGATAACTTTACCAGGATCCATATTTCTAGCACTTATTGCAGTTTTTCCTGCAATAGCGGTTAAGGTTTTAAATGTACAACAGGGTTGGGCATTGTTCTTTGGCGGAACTTCTTTACTAATTATGGTCGGAGTTGCAATAGATACGGTACAGCAAGTAAATTCGTATCTACTAAATAGAAGATACGATGGTTTGATGAAAACCGGAAAGAACCGTAAAGCGGTTGCTTAACATTAAATAATAATAAATAGTAAGTTTTTAAATAATAACATAAATAATTAGTGATTAGTAAATATGGCTAAACAACCCGCAATTGAACAGGATGGTAGTATTATTGAAGCGCTATCAAATGCAATGTTTAGAGTGGAGCTCGAAAACGGGCATGTAGTTACAGCACATATTTCCGGGAAAATGAGAATGCATTATATTAAATTGTTGCCTGGAGATAAAGTGAAGTTAGAGATGAGTCCTTATGATTTATCTAAGGCTCGTATTACATATAGATATTAGCTAGTTATTAATTGGGATATGATGATTTTTTCTGTACTTTTGCAGGCTCGAAATTATATCTCAGAATTCTCTTGATTATAAAGAGTTTAAACAATAAAAGATGAAAGTTAGAGCATCCGTAAAAAAGAGAAGTGCCGATTGTAAGATTGTACGAAGAAAAGGCAGATTATACGTAATTAATAAAAAGAATCCTAGATTCAAACAAAGACAAGGGTAAGTATGGCAAGAATTGCAGGGGTAGATATCCCGAAACAGAAACGTGGCGTTATCGCATTAACTTATATTTTTGGTATTGGTCGTAGCCGTGCACAGGAAATTCTTAAGACCGCTGGTGTGGACGAAGGTATTAAAGTATCCGACTGGAATGATGATCAAATAGGTAAAATTCGTGAAGCTGTAGGTTCTTATACTATTGAAGGAGAATTACGATCCGAAGTTCAGTTAAATATAAAACGTTTAATGGATATCGGTTGTTATAGAGGAATTAGACACCGATCCGGATTACCATTAAGAGGGCAACGTACTAAAAATAATTCCCGAACGAGAAAAGGTAGGAGAAAAACTGTTGCTAATAAAAAGAAAGCAACCAAATAATTAAAATAGACTTGAATTATTTAGTGAACTATAATCTGTTTGTTCAAATAAGTGCAATAGGATTTAGTAATTACTTTAATTAATTCTAATGACGATATACATATGGCAAAGTCAACTGCAAAAAAAAGGAAGGTAATTGTGGACGCTCATGGAGAGGCACATGTTACTGCATCGTTTAATAATATTATTGTTTCGCTTACTAATAAGAAGGGTGATGTAATTTCCTGGTCTTCTGCCGGGAAAATGGGATTCAGAGGTTCTAAAAAGAATACTCCTTATGCGGCTCAATTAGCTTCCGAAGATGCTGCAAAAGTAGCTACTGAAGCCGGGCTTAAGAAAGTTAAGGTTTATGTGAAAGGTCCTGGGAATGGTAGGGAATCCGCAATTCGATCCTTACATAACGCTGGAATCGAAGTAACCGAAATCATTGATGTAACCCCTATGCCACATAATGGTTGCAGACCTCCTAAAAGAAGAAGAGTTTAGTTTATTTCTTTATATCATATTTATAATCAATTGGGAATACGAGTTATCGAAGGAAAGTGACCTTAATTCATAACTACCTGGTTTAAATCATTTCATAATGGCAAGATACACCGGTCCAAAAACAAAAATCGCTAGAAAATTTGGTGAAGCGATTTTCGGAGAAGACAAATCCTTCGAAAAAAGAAATTATCCTCCCGGACAACATGGTAATAACCGCCGGAGAGGTAAAAAAAGTGAATATGCAATCCAG from Aquimarina sp. ERC-38 includes these protein-coding regions:
- the rplN gene encoding 50S ribosomal protein L14, whose translation is MVQQESRLKVADNTGGKEVLVIRVLGGTKRRYASVGDKIVVSVKEATPNGNIKKGAVSTAVVVRTKKEVRRPDGSYIRFDDNACVLLNPSGEMRGTRVFGPVARELRDKQFMKIVSLAPEVL
- the rplX gene encoding 50S ribosomal protein L24 translates to MKKLKIKTGDTVMVIAGDDKGQKGTVKSVSLLTNKAMVEGINMVFKHKKPSATNPQGGIVKQEAAIDISNLSLLTTSGETTRVGYRIENDKKVRFSKKSNEVI
- the rplE gene encoding 50S ribosomal protein L5, producing the protein MSYTPRLKQEYKEKIISSLKDEFSYGNTMEVPKLKKIVVSRGVGAAVADKKLIDYAVDELTLITGQKAVATISKKDVATFKLRKGMPIGAKVTLRGERMYEFLDRLITSALPRVRDFNGINATGFDGRGNYSMGITEQIIFPEIDIDKVNKISGMNITFETSAQTDKEAKSLLAELGLPFKKN
- the rpsN gene encoding 30S ribosomal protein S14 yields the protein MAKESMKAREVKRAKTVQKYADKRKALKEAGDYEALQKLPKNASPIRQHNRCKLTGRPKGYMRQFGISRVTFREMANQGLIPGVTKASW
- the rpsH gene encoding 30S ribosomal protein S8 gives rise to the protein MNTDPIADYLTRIRNANNAQHRVVEIPASNVKKEITKILFDQGYILSYKFENTTAQGSIKIALKYDKVTKEPVIKDLQRISKPGLRKYSGASEVPRILNGLGIAIISTSHGVMTGRQAQKENVGGEVLCYIY
- the rplF gene encoding 50S ribosomal protein L6 → MSRIGKNPVTIPSGVTVDVKGNFVTVKGKLGELSQEIDSIDIKIEDDQVVLTRPSENKDHKAKHGLYRSLINNMIEGVAKGWTKELELVGVGYRASNQGQKLDLALGFSHNIVLDIAPEVTVETISEKGKNPIVKLTSYDKQLVGQVAAKIRSFRKPEPYKGKGIKFVGEELRRKAGKSA
- the rplR gene encoding 50S ribosomal protein L18 is translated as MAFSKSSRRSKIRKRIRGRVHGTSERPRLSVFRSNKEIYAQIIDDITGKTLASSSSRDKEVAEQKSNKAETAKLVGKKLAEKAKGSGIETVTFDRGGYLYHGRVKSLAEGAREAGLKF
- the rpsE gene encoding 30S ribosomal protein S5 gives rise to the protein MYQKYKNAELVKPSGLELKDRLVGVQRVTKVTKGGRAFGFSAIVVVGDENGVVGHGLGKSKEVAEAISKAVEDAKKNLVRIPLHKSTLPHEQKGKYGGARVLLMPAATGTGVIAGGAIRAVLEAVGVHDVLSKNQGSSNPHNVVKATFDALLQLRSANQVAAQRGISLEKVFNG
- the rpmD gene encoding 50S ribosomal protein L30; this translates as MAKIKVKKVKSAINRTLRQKRTLEALGLKKIGQVVEHEDTPNILGMVNKVKHLVSVETA
- the rplO gene encoding 50S ribosomal protein L15 — encoded protein: MDLSNLKPAAGSVKKNSKRLGRGQGSGKGGTAARGHKGAKSRSGYSKKIGFEGGQMPLQRRVPKFGFTNINRKEYQGINLDTIQRLINDGKIDGSLQFDQMVSLRLAGKNELVKILGRGKLSSKITISAHKFTATAKAAIEAAGGEAVTIQ
- the secY gene encoding preprotein translocase subunit SecY, whose translation is MKFIDTIKNIWKIEELKNRILVTFGLLLVYRFGAQVVLPGVDAAELANLSTQTQDGLLGLLNAFTGGAFANASVFALGIMPYISASIVVQLMGIAIPYLQKLQKEGESGRKKINQITRWLTIGITLIQAPGYIYNLFNILPGSAFVIENQTVFVASSVIILVTGCIFAMWLGEKITDKGIGNGISLLIMVGIIATLPQAFIQNFISRTSGDGGDIIMVLIELVIWFVIILASVLLVMAVRQIPVQYARRTADGGYEKNVFGSRQYIPLKLNASGVMPIIFAQAIMFVPGAVAGLSQSDASQSVAAAFSDIFGLWYNLLFALLIIVFTYFYTAITVPTNKMADDLKRSGGFIPGIRPGSETAEYLDKIMSQITLPGSIFLALIAVFPAIAVKVLNVQQGWALFFGGTSLLIMVGVAIDTVQQVNSYLLNRRYDGLMKTGKNRKAVA
- the infA gene encoding translation initiation factor IF-1 produces the protein MAKQPAIEQDGSIIEALSNAMFRVELENGHVVTAHISGKMRMHYIKLLPGDKVKLEMSPYDLSKARITYRY
- the ykgO gene encoding type B 50S ribosomal protein L36, translated to MKVRASVKKRSADCKIVRRKGRLYVINKKNPRFKQRQG
- the rpsM gene encoding 30S ribosomal protein S13, whose protein sequence is MARIAGVDIPKQKRGVIALTYIFGIGRSRAQEILKTAGVDEGIKVSDWNDDQIGKIREAVGSYTIEGELRSEVQLNIKRLMDIGCYRGIRHRSGLPLRGQRTKNNSRTRKGRRKTVANKKKATK
- the rpsK gene encoding 30S ribosomal protein S11 is translated as MAKSTAKKRKVIVDAHGEAHVTASFNNIIVSLTNKKGDVISWSSAGKMGFRGSKKNTPYAAQLASEDAAKVATEAGLKKVKVYVKGPGNGRESAIRSLHNAGIEVTEIIDVTPMPHNGCRPPKRRRV